In the genome of Streptomyces sp. NBC_00433, the window CGCAGCGCCGCCGACTTCGCCGAGTCGCGGTTCGAGCAGGAGCTCGACCGGCTGCTGGCAGACCCGCGGACCCGGGGCGGCCCGGCGGCCGAGGCGGCCCGCGAGGCCGCGCAGGCCAAGCAGGCCGCGCTGGTCGACCAGGCACGGGCGGTGCTCGACCGGGACCTGGCGCAGCTCGCCGCCGAGTCCGAGGCCGTCGAGCCGGCGCTGCCGCCGGAATTCGCCGGCTGGGAGAATCCGGTGTGGCACGCCTACCGGGTGCCCGCCCGGCTGCCGCTCGCGGTGCGCCTGGGCAGCCTGAGCCTGCCGGAGGCGCCCGAGCTGCGCATCCCGCTGCTGAGCAGGCTCCCGCTGGAGCGCGGCCTGTGGCTGGACAGCGCGGAGAACCGCAGGGCGGCCATGGAGGCCGCGGTCGCCGTCGCGGCCCGGCTGCTCGCCTCCCACCCGGTGGGCACCTTCGCGGTGCACGCCCTGGACCCGGCGGGCTCCGGCGCGGCCGCGCTGGCCCCGCTGCACGCCGGCGGCGCGCTCGTGCTGCCGCCGCCCGCCGCGGGCGCGGCCGGGGTCAGCGACCTGCTGACCCGGCTCACCGAGCGGGTCGACCTGATACAGATGGCCAGGCGCGGCGGCGCGGCCGAGGACCTGCCGCCCGGCTTCGACACAGCGGAGCAGCTGCTGATCGTCAACGAGTTCCCGTACGGCTTCGACGACCGCTCGGTCAACCAGCTGCGCTATCTCGCCGACGAGGGCCCGTCGGCGGGCGTGCACCTGCTGGTGGTGGCCGACCGGGAGGACGCGGCGGCCTACGGCCCGGTGCTCGACCCGCTGTGGCGCTCGCTGCTGCGGCTGACCCCACTGCCCAGCGACCATCTGGCCGACCCGTGGGTGGGCCACGCCTGGACCTACGAGCCGCCGCTGGTGCCGCCGGGCAGCCGCGTCCTGGCCGACGTGCTCAGGCAGCTGGCCGCGGCACGCCCGGCGTACGGCACCTGACCTGCGCTTGGTGTCGCCTTTACCATTTTTTGGTTATTCGTGTACGGTTCTTTGACTGAGTCATTTCGACCCGCCGGAGGACCTGTGGACGTCTCCCTCGCCCTCTGGGTGCTGACCATCGCTGGGCTGTGCGCGCTGATCGGCGCGGACTTCCTGGTCGGCCGCACCCCCCACGACGTGTCCGTCCGGGAGGCGGGCCTGTGGACCGCCGTCTGGGTGGTGCTCGCCGCGCTCTTCGGCCTCGGCCTGCTGCTCTTCTCGGGCGGACAGCCCGCGGGAGAGTTCTTCGCGGGCTACATCACCGAGAAGTCCCTCAGCGTCGACAACCTCTTCGTCTTCGTGCTGATCATGGGCAAGTTCGCGGTGCCCACGCACTACCAGCAGCGCGTGCTGCTGGTCGGTGTGCTGATAGCGCTGGTGCTGCGCGCGGTCTTCATCGCCGCCGGCGCCACGATCGTCGCCAGCTTCTCCTGGGTGTTCTTCATCTTCGGCGCCTTCCTGATCTGGACGGCGTGGAAGCTGATCAAGGAGGCCCGCACCGAGCAGGAGGACGACGCCGAGTTCGAGGAGAACCGGCTGATGAAGATGGTCGAGAAGCGGATCCCCGCGACCGACCGCTACCACGGCACCCGGCTCTTCATCACCCAGAACGGCAAGCGGCTGATGACGCCGATGCTGGTCGTGATGCTGGCCATCGGCACCACCGACGTGCTGTTCGCCATGGACTCCATCCCGGCGATCTTCGGCCTGACCCAGGACCCGTACATCGTCTTCACCGCCAACGCCTTCGCCCTGATGGGCCTGCGGCAGCTGTACTTCCTGATCGGCGGGCTGCTCAAGAAGCTGGTCCACCTGTCCTACGGCCTGTCGGTGATCCTCGGCTTCATCGGCGTGAAGCTGCTGCTGCACGCGCTGCACGAGGCAGGCGTCCACGTCCCCGAAATCTCCATCCCGGTCTCGCTGGGCGTCATCGTCGCCGTCCTGGCCGTCACCACGGCCACCAGCCTGCTGGCCGTCCGCGGCAAGGAGCCCGAGGCGGGGAAGGACACGGAGGGCGACCAGGGCGCCGACGACCACGACACGCCGACCGGTACGTCCGACCAGCGCATAGGCGCCTGACCTCCCCCTGCGTGCCGCGCACCGCCCGCCGGGGTCTACCGTGGCCCCGTTGCGGACGGTAGACGTGGAAAGGCGCGGATGTGGCGAGCCCCCAGGCCCTCCCCGAGCTGACCGGAGCCCGGTATCTCGACGCCTGGCAGCTCGACGCGGCGGCCCTCGCCGTCGTCCTGCTGCTCGGCGCCGGCTACGCCTACGGGGTACGCCGCCGGCGGCGCGCGGGGGAGCGGTGGCCGCTGTGGCGTACCGCCGCCTTCTTCGTCCTGGGCCTGGGCACCCTGGTGGTCGCCACGATGTCCTCACTCGCGGTCTACGACCGGGTCCTCTTCTGGCCCGCGGCCGTGCAGAACATCCTGCTCGACCTCTTCGCCCCGCTCGGCCTGGCACTCGGCGACCCGCTGGGGCTCGCCGACCCGGACGGACGGCTGCACCGGGCCTTCACCTCCCGGCCGGTGCGCGCCCTGACCTATCCGCTGGTCAGCTCGCTGCTGGTGCTCGCCTCCGAGCTGACCATCTACTTCACCCCGTATTTCGCCACCGCGCTGGGCAATCCGCTGGTCCGCCAGCTGATGCACCTGCAACTGCTCCTGACCGGCAGCCTGTTCGTCCTGCCCATGCTCAGCCGGCAGGAACTGCTGCCGCGCTGGTGCACCCACCCGGTGCGGGCGGCCCTGGTCTTCCTCGACGGGCTCTTCGACTCGGTGCCCGGCATCGTGGTGATGACCAGCGGCACCCTGGTCGCCGGCCACTGGTACACC includes:
- a CDS encoding TerC family protein; this encodes MDVSLALWVLTIAGLCALIGADFLVGRTPHDVSVREAGLWTAVWVVLAALFGLGLLLFSGGQPAGEFFAGYITEKSLSVDNLFVFVLIMGKFAVPTHYQQRVLLVGVLIALVLRAVFIAAGATIVASFSWVFFIFGAFLIWTAWKLIKEARTEQEDDAEFEENRLMKMVEKRIPATDRYHGTRLFITQNGKRLMTPMLVVMLAIGTTDVLFAMDSIPAIFGLTQDPYIVFTANAFALMGLRQLYFLIGGLLKKLVHLSYGLSVILGFIGVKLLLHALHEAGVHVPEISIPVSLGVIVAVLAVTTATSLLAVRGKEPEAGKDTEGDQGADDHDTPTGTSDQRIGA
- a CDS encoding cytochrome c oxidase assembly protein, which translates into the protein MASPQALPELTGARYLDAWQLDAAALAVVLLLGAGYAYGVRRRRRAGERWPLWRTAAFFVLGLGTLVVATMSSLAVYDRVLFWPAAVQNILLDLFAPLGLALGDPLGLADPDGRLHRAFTSRPVRALTYPLVSSLLVLASELTIYFTPYFATALGNPLVRQLMHLQLLLTGSLFVLPMLSRQELLPRWCTHPVRAALVFLDGLFDSVPGIVVMTSGTLVAGHWYTDHPRGWGPSVQHDQMLGGGLMLTLAELVGLPFILLVFMEWWRAERGKTAELDARLDREAALAAPTPSAPASAVPPASAEAAPAAAPAVPGMTRPWWETDQGEVGERMRRGR